A section of the Chryseobacterium ginsenosidimutans genome encodes:
- a CDS encoding glycoside hydrolase family 43 protein — protein sequence MIKKTVFKYILHIGLILTGFSLSAQNPIIQTKFTADPAPMVYKDTVFLYTSHDEDDAFGFKMKDWLLYTSTDMVNWTDHGVVASLKDFKWTDPENGAWAPQVIERNGKFYMYCPMPGQRGIGVLVADSPYGPFKDPIGKPLVKNSGDDIDPTVLIDDDGQAYLYWGNPNLWYVKLNKDMISVDGPVVKDPSIAKVKGSPDPFHYQEGPWAWKRTGNYYMAYASTCCPEGIGYVMGKSATGPWEYKGMIMDSDKRSNGNHPGIIDYKGKSYVFGFNYNLGKQTISKHYERRSICVSELIYNADGTIQKLPFWNPEGVKRITTMNPYEKVEAETIAFSEGLKTEKMTEWERNNPYDTGKKITDRMVVSSINNGDYLKVQGVDFSKGTKFLEVSIASINSGTIEIHTDAVDGPILGTVQVTRKAEGDVFKTIKSPVKNIKGVHDLYFVFKGNKDLFYFDWWKFSSN from the coding sequence ATGATTAAGAAAACAGTTTTTAAATATATTTTACATATCGGGTTGATACTGACAGGATTTTCGCTTTCTGCCCAAAATCCCATCATTCAGACCAAATTCACGGCTGATCCTGCGCCAATGGTTTACAAAGACACCGTTTTTCTGTACACCAGTCACGACGAAGATGATGCGTTCGGATTTAAGATGAAAGATTGGTTGCTGTACACTTCGACTGATATGGTCAATTGGACCGACCACGGTGTTGTGGCTTCCTTAAAAGATTTCAAATGGACAGACCCGGAAAACGGAGCTTGGGCGCCTCAGGTTATAGAAAGAAACGGCAAGTTTTATATGTATTGCCCGATGCCCGGACAGAGAGGAATCGGTGTTTTGGTAGCCGACAGTCCTTATGGTCCGTTCAAAGATCCTATCGGCAAACCTTTAGTTAAAAATTCAGGTGACGATATCGATCCGACCGTTCTCATTGATGACGATGGACAGGCTTATCTGTATTGGGGAAATCCTAATTTATGGTACGTAAAACTTAATAAAGATATGATTTCCGTAGATGGACCTGTTGTAAAAGACCCATCCATTGCCAAAGTCAAAGGTTCGCCAGATCCGTTTCATTATCAGGAAGGACCTTGGGCGTGGAAACGAACCGGAAATTATTATATGGCATATGCCTCAACGTGCTGTCCCGAAGGAATCGGTTATGTAATGGGGAAGTCAGCAACCGGTCCGTGGGAATACAAAGGAATGATTATGGACAGCGACAAACGCTCCAACGGAAATCATCCCGGAATCATTGATTACAAAGGAAAATCTTACGTTTTTGGTTTCAATTACAATCTCGGAAAACAAACGATAAGTAAGCATTACGAGCGCCGTTCCATCTGTGTGAGCGAATTGATTTATAATGCCGATGGTACGATTCAAAAATTACCTTTTTGGAATCCTGAAGGCGTGAAAAGAATCACAACAATGAATCCTTATGAGAAGGTAGAAGCAGAAACGATTGCTTTTAGTGAAGGTTTAAAAACAGAAAAAATGACCGAGTGGGAAAGAAATAATCCTTACGACACCGGCAAGAAAATTACTGACCGAATGGTGGTTTCATCTATTAACAATGGCGATTACCTCAAAGTTCAGGGCGTTGATTTTTCCAAAGGAACCAAATTTTTGGAAGTTTCTATTGCTTCAATAAATAGTGGAACTATAGAAATCCATACCGATGCGGTGGACGGACCGATATTAGGAACCGTTCAGGTAACCAGAAAGGCTGAAGGCGACGTTTTTAAAACCATAAAATCCCCAGTAAAAAATATAAAAGGTGTTCACGATTTATATTTCGTTTTTAAAGGAAACAAAGACCTTTTCTACTTTGATTGGTGGAAATTCAGTTCAAATTAA
- a CDS encoding glycoside hydrolase family 97 protein yields the protein MKKFTLLSILFISFCFLSKLKAQVAEVSSPDGKLKLNVFSEEGKALYSVTFQGKIMLEKSPLGLVTNESDFSKNLKFINSKKDFISKKYSNEKIKKSEVEYKANTLTVNFANADQFNIGIEFQVSNNNIAFRYEILPMKDRFSVIVRSEVTGYRFPSQTTTFLSPMMKPMSGFARTAPSYESGYKADAELGTKTDYGYVFPGLFHIGNDGWLLLSETGVSSLYCASHLDNTSEKDLYQVAYPNMAENNGFGSSGAAISLPGKTPWRTITIGDSLKPIVETTIPFDVVEPLYEPSQKYQFGKSTWSWILWQDNSMNYDDQTHFIDLASKLGYEYILIDALWDKNIGKERMKELVQYAKSKNVGVMLWYNSNGAANDAPMGPRNKMSSSVERKKEMKWLKEIGVKGLKVDFFGGDKQETMRLYEDILSDANDFGLTIIFHGATLPKGWEIMYPNYAGSESVLASEMLYFSEDVRKQEAFFATLHPFIRNTVGSMEFGGTFLNKFLTKSNKEKNKRHTTDGFQLATAVLFQNPVQMFAVMPNNLTDAPKFQLDFMKEVPTLWDETVFIDGYPGKYSVIARRHQDKWYVAGINAEKTSKKLTLNLPMLTGKNVELINDDKVGNTFIKQVFINKKGVYEIEIQSNGGFVLKN from the coding sequence ATGAAAAAATTTACACTTTTATCTATATTATTCATAAGCTTCTGTTTTTTATCAAAACTTAAAGCACAGGTTGCTGAGGTTTCAAGTCCGGACGGAAAGCTGAAACTGAATGTATTTTCAGAAGAAGGAAAAGCATTGTATTCCGTGACTTTTCAAGGAAAAATAATGCTTGAAAAATCTCCATTGGGTTTAGTTACCAATGAATCAGATTTTTCTAAGAATTTAAAATTCATCAACAGCAAAAAAGATTTTATTTCCAAAAAATACAGCAACGAAAAAATCAAAAAATCTGAAGTTGAGTACAAAGCAAATACGCTGACTGTCAATTTTGCCAATGCAGACCAATTCAATATTGGAATTGAATTTCAGGTAAGTAATAATAATATTGCATTCAGATATGAGATTCTGCCGATGAAAGACCGTTTCAGTGTTATAGTACGGTCGGAAGTTACAGGATATCGATTTCCAAGTCAGACGACAACATTTCTTTCACCGATGATGAAGCCAATGAGTGGTTTTGCACGCACTGCACCAAGCTATGAAAGCGGCTACAAAGCTGATGCGGAATTAGGAACAAAAACTGATTATGGTTACGTTTTTCCGGGGCTTTTTCATATCGGAAACGATGGCTGGCTTTTACTTTCGGAAACTGGAGTCAGCAGTTTGTATTGTGCTTCTCATCTGGATAACACTTCAGAAAAAGATCTATACCAAGTTGCTTATCCGAATATGGCTGAAAACAATGGTTTCGGAAGTTCCGGAGCAGCGATTTCTCTTCCGGGAAAAACACCTTGGAGAACCATTACCATTGGAGATTCGTTGAAACCAATCGTTGAAACAACCATTCCTTTTGATGTGGTAGAACCCCTTTACGAGCCATCGCAGAAATATCAATTCGGAAAATCCACGTGGAGCTGGATTCTATGGCAGGACAACAGTATGAACTATGATGACCAAACTCATTTTATTGATTTAGCGTCAAAACTTGGTTATGAATACATTTTAATTGATGCGCTTTGGGATAAAAATATTGGGAAAGAGAGAATGAAAGAACTCGTTCAATATGCAAAATCTAAGAATGTGGGTGTGATGCTTTGGTATAACTCCAACGGAGCTGCAAATGATGCGCCAATGGGACCAAGAAATAAAATGAGCAGTTCCGTAGAACGCAAAAAAGAAATGAAATGGCTGAAAGAAATCGGAGTAAAAGGTCTGAAAGTCGACTTTTTTGGTGGTGACAAACAAGAAACGATGCGTCTTTACGAAGATATTTTGTCTGATGCCAATGATTTTGGATTAACCATTATTTTCCACGGCGCTACTTTACCGAAAGGCTGGGAAATAATGTACCCGAATTATGCTGGAAGCGAATCTGTTTTAGCCTCGGAAATGCTTTATTTTTCTGAAGATGTCCGCAAGCAGGAAGCATTTTTTGCGACTTTGCATCCATTCATTCGAAATACAGTGGGAAGTATGGAATTTGGTGGAACTTTTCTGAATAAATTTTTGACTAAATCCAACAAAGAAAAAAATAAAAGACATACTACAGACGGTTTCCAACTGGCGACAGCCGTTCTTTTTCAGAACCCTGTTCAGATGTTTGCGGTAATGCCCAATAACCTGACCGATGCTCCGAAATTTCAGCTGGATTTTATGAAAGAAGTTCCCACACTTTGGGACGAGACGGTTTTCATAGACGGTTATCCCGGAAAATATTCGGTGATTGCAAGAAGACATCAGGATAAATGGTATGTCGCAGGCATTAATGCAGAGAAAACCTCTAAAAAACTTACACTAAACCTCCCGATGTTGACAGGAAAGAATGTTGAGCTCATTAATGATGATAAAGTAGGAAATACTTTTATAAAACAGGTTTTCATTAATAAAAAAGGAGTGTATGAGATTGAAATTCAGTCGAATGGCGGATTTGTGTTGAAGAATTAA
- a CDS encoding glycosyl hydrolase 115 family protein yields the protein MKKLPILFLIILLFGTGYNVQATEPFITTEKTNNTILLKDKSVRISIFANNNIDAGILRAVKNLQSDFQKVTGEQPNILNQISGINSPLIIIGTVGTNSVIDDLIRQKKIDGKALNGKREKYIIQNVSNPFPGVSEAIVIAGSDKRGTIYGIYEVSQQIGVSPWHYWADVPVEKKENLYFKKGIYTDGEPAVEYRGIFLNDEEPSLGGWARATFVGINSKFYEKVFELLLRSKANYLWPAMWGKAFYDDDALSGPLADEMGIIMGTSHHEPMAQAQTDWHRYIKKNNLPNVWDYSKNAKVLQEFWKAGIVRSKGWEKLVTVGMRGDGDEAMGEGTNISLLENIVKDQRKIIAEVTGKKAKKTPQVWALYKEVQDYYDKGMRVPDDVILLFCDDNWGNVRKLPDLSKPLHKGGYGMYYHFDYVGGPRNSKWINISPIQRVWEQMNLSYEHKVDKVWVVNVGDLKPMEFPISFFLEMAWNPKQFNSKNLLQYTEKWAAQQFGEKHSKEIARMINLYAKYNRRVTPETLDSKTYSLENYNEFETVLNDYSALAVDALRLKDQIPAEYQDAYYQLVLYPIDACSNLYEMYYAVAKNKELAAKYDLKANYYADKVKECFERNAYLDNKYNNEIAGGKWTHMMDQMRIGYKNWNDTKENIMPEVTYVYDDNASKNKMFQEKDGYVSIEAENFARMNNSDEIHWEVIPDFGKTKSGVTTFPQNAYPKTDENIYLEYDINFESKGEFELQLLLAPTLNFNHNKGLRYEISFDGETPQTVNFNGHYKGELGRWQSEHIIKSITKHQISQSGKHTLRFRVLEPGIVLEKILIDTGGLKSTYLGAPQSDYSGK from the coding sequence ATGAAAAAATTACCGATACTATTTCTCATTATATTATTGTTTGGTACTGGTTATAATGTACAGGCAACCGAACCGTTTATCACCACAGAAAAGACCAATAATACAATCCTTCTGAAAGACAAATCAGTCAGGATTTCAATATTTGCAAACAATAATATTGATGCAGGAATACTAAGAGCTGTAAAAAACCTACAGTCCGATTTTCAGAAAGTAACCGGTGAACAGCCCAACATTCTGAATCAGATTTCCGGAATAAATTCGCCTTTGATTATCATCGGAACTGTCGGAACTAATTCTGTGATTGACGATTTAATCAGACAAAAAAAGATTGACGGAAAAGCATTAAACGGAAAACGTGAAAAATACATCATTCAGAATGTCAGCAATCCGTTTCCCGGAGTTTCGGAAGCCATTGTAATTGCAGGAAGCGATAAAAGAGGAACCATTTACGGGATTTACGAAGTTTCGCAGCAGATCGGCGTTTCACCTTGGCATTACTGGGCAGATGTTCCGGTTGAAAAGAAGGAAAATTTGTATTTCAAAAAGGGCATCTATACCGATGGAGAACCTGCGGTGGAATATCGCGGAATTTTCCTGAATGATGAAGAACCATCACTTGGTGGTTGGGCAAGAGCTACTTTTGTCGGAATTAATTCTAAATTTTACGAAAAAGTTTTTGAACTGCTTCTTCGTTCCAAAGCTAATTATCTATGGCCTGCAATGTGGGGAAAAGCTTTTTACGACGATGATGCTTTGAGCGGACCTTTAGCCGACGAAATGGGAATCATAATGGGAACTTCTCACCACGAACCCATGGCTCAGGCGCAGACCGACTGGCACCGATATATCAAAAAAAATAACCTTCCAAACGTTTGGGATTACTCAAAAAATGCTAAAGTTTTGCAGGAATTCTGGAAAGCCGGAATCGTGAGAAGTAAAGGTTGGGAAAAACTTGTAACAGTCGGAATGCGTGGCGATGGTGATGAAGCGATGGGAGAGGGAACCAATATTTCTTTGCTTGAAAATATAGTAAAAGATCAACGCAAAATTATAGCTGAAGTAACCGGTAAAAAAGCGAAAAAAACGCCTCAGGTTTGGGCTTTATATAAAGAAGTTCAAGATTATTACGACAAAGGAATGAGAGTTCCTGACGATGTAATTTTATTGTTTTGTGACGACAATTGGGGCAATGTGAGAAAGCTTCCAGATCTTTCAAAACCTTTGCACAAAGGCGGTTACGGAATGTATTATCATTTTGATTATGTAGGCGGTCCAAGAAACTCAAAATGGATCAATATCAGTCCGATACAAAGAGTTTGGGAACAGATGAATCTTTCTTATGAACATAAAGTTGATAAAGTTTGGGTTGTAAATGTTGGTGATTTAAAGCCCATGGAATTTCCAATTAGTTTTTTCCTCGAAATGGCCTGGAATCCGAAACAGTTTAATTCAAAAAACCTTTTACAATACACCGAAAAATGGGCTGCACAGCAGTTTGGAGAAAAACATTCAAAGGAAATTGCCAGAATGATTAACCTTTACGCAAAATACAATCGCAGAGTTACACCGGAAACGTTGGATAGCAAAACCTACAGCCTTGAAAATTATAATGAATTTGAAACGGTTTTGAATGACTACAGTGCCTTGGCAGTAGATGCATTACGTTTAAAAGATCAGATTCCTGCAGAATATCAGGATGCATATTATCAGTTGGTTCTTTACCCGATAGATGCGTGCAGCAATTTGTACGAAATGTATTATGCCGTGGCAAAAAATAAGGAATTGGCAGCCAAATATGATCTCAAAGCCAATTATTACGCCGACAAAGTGAAAGAATGTTTTGAGAGAAATGCATATCTCGACAATAAATATAACAATGAGATTGCCGGCGGAAAATGGACGCATATGATGGATCAGATGCGTATCGGCTACAAAAATTGGAATGATACCAAAGAAAACATTATGCCCGAAGTGACATATGTTTATGATGATAATGCTTCAAAAAACAAAATGTTTCAGGAGAAAGATGGTTACGTTTCTATCGAGGCAGAAAATTTTGCGAGAATGAATAATTCAGATGAAATCCATTGGGAAGTGATTCCTGATTTCGGGAAAACAAAATCCGGTGTTACTACCTTTCCGCAAAATGCTTATCCTAAAACCGATGAAAATATCTATCTGGAGTATGATATTAATTTCGAATCCAAAGGCGAATTTGAACTTCAGCTCCTGTTGGCTCCAACTCTTAATTTCAATCATAACAAAGGATTGCGCTACGAAATTTCATTTGATGGCGAAACTCCTCAAACTGTCAATTTCAATGGTCATTACAAAGGTGAATTGGGAAGATGGCAGTCGGAACATATTATTAAATCAATCACAAAACATCAGATTTCACAATCGGGAAAACATACACTGAGATTCAGAGTTCTGGAACCGGGAATTGTTTTAGAGAAAATATTGATTGATACAGGAGGTCTGAAGTCAACTTATTTGGGAGCTCCTCAAAGTGATTATTCAGGGAAATAA
- a CDS encoding glycosyl hydrolase 115 family protein: MLKNTLYKIFIVNFILCLSQNGNVFAQQTSGITENIISNDRGFPIVSSYGNATNIFYDSSENVAVIRAVKDLQSDIQKVTGKLPNLSTTETSGEFEIIIGTLGTNKIIDKLISSKKINAKDLKGKWESFVITTVENPKSKTKKQLIIAGSDRRGTIYGIYELSKQLGVSPWYYWNDVPVKKRSSAYVIPGYFASGEPKVKYRGIFINDEEPAFGTWARTKFGGINSKMYANMFELLLRLRANYLWPAMWGKAFNEDDPLNPKVADEYGIVMGTSHHEPMMRAQKEWGNHRKEYGNGEWNYHTNKDALLKFWEDGFSRNKNYDNLVTMGMRGDGDEPMSDLGSAEANFKLLEKIMQDQRKIIEKVTKRPAKETPQLWALYSEVLDYYDQGMKVPDDMTILLCDDNWGNVRRLPYLGAKKHPGGYGMYYHVDLHGAPRAYQWLNMTQIPHMWEQLQLTYSYGVDKIWILNVGDLKPNEYPMDFFLNMAWNPTSFTQDNLNNYSVKFAEDHFGKTNAKEIAEIINLYCKYNSRVSAEMMNHKTYNLQSGEFLQVRDSYLTLETRALRQFLTLDEAYKDTYKQIVLHPVRAMANIYDMYYSVAMNHKLAEEKDLKANYWADYSDECFARDAEYTKDYNLNISGGKWNHMMDQTHIGYKSWDEPKEGNIKPTVYRITPEETKTGGYIFEEKNGVVAMEAEHFFDVKASANTKWTVIPDLGRTLSGIALMPYTEKTDGSSIKYQFKLKNNPSTVKVHFFFDSTLPFKKDGHSIKAFFDENNPKTIGINQDLTWANNYTKMYPTSASRLIEKTEIFTLPTNENGLYNLIIEPLDPGIVLYKIVIDNGGYEETYLKMPESPKNR; this comes from the coding sequence ATGCTAAAAAATACTTTGTATAAAATTTTCATTGTAAACTTCATACTCTGTTTGTCACAAAACGGAAATGTCTTCGCACAACAAACTTCGGGAATTACAGAGAATATCATTTCAAATGATAGAGGTTTCCCGATTGTTTCATCATATGGAAATGCTACAAACATATTTTACGACTCTTCAGAAAATGTTGCCGTCATTCGTGCTGTGAAAGATTTACAGTCGGATATTCAGAAAGTGACGGGAAAATTACCCAATCTTTCAACCACAGAAACTTCAGGTGAATTTGAAATCATCATCGGAACTTTAGGAACAAATAAAATCATTGACAAACTTATTTCCTCTAAAAAAATCAATGCTAAAGATTTAAAAGGAAAATGGGAAAGTTTCGTGATTACAACGGTTGAAAATCCAAAATCCAAAACCAAAAAACAGCTCATCATCGCCGGAAGCGACAGAAGAGGAACCATCTATGGAATCTATGAATTATCAAAACAATTAGGCGTTTCTCCGTGGTATTACTGGAATGATGTTCCCGTAAAAAAACGTTCTTCGGCATACGTAATTCCGGGATATTTTGCTTCTGGCGAGCCTAAAGTAAAATACCGTGGGATTTTCATTAATGATGAAGAACCGGCTTTTGGAACCTGGGCAAGAACCAAATTCGGAGGCATCAACAGCAAGATGTATGCGAATATGTTTGAGCTTTTGCTTCGTCTCAGAGCCAATTATCTATGGCCGGCAATGTGGGGAAAAGCCTTTAATGAAGACGATCCGCTTAATCCGAAAGTGGCTGACGAATACGGAATCGTGATGGGAACTTCGCACCACGAGCCGATGATGAGAGCCCAGAAAGAATGGGGAAATCATCGGAAAGAATACGGAAACGGCGAATGGAATTACCATACCAATAAAGATGCGCTTCTGAAATTCTGGGAAGATGGATTCAGCCGGAATAAAAATTACGACAATTTAGTAACAATGGGAATGCGTGGCGATGGCGACGAACCGATGAGCGATTTGGGAAGTGCCGAAGCCAACTTCAAATTGTTGGAGAAAATTATGCAGGATCAGCGAAAAATAATTGAGAAAGTTACCAAAAGACCTGCAAAAGAAACACCTCAGCTTTGGGCTTTGTACAGCGAAGTTTTAGATTATTACGACCAGGGAATGAAGGTTCCGGATGATATGACGATTTTGCTGTGTGACGACAATTGGGGAAATGTCCGCCGATTGCCTTATCTCGGTGCGAAAAAGCATCCCGGCGGTTACGGAATGTATTACCACGTCGATTTACACGGTGCGCCGAGAGCGTATCAATGGCTGAATATGACGCAGATTCCGCATATGTGGGAACAGTTGCAGTTGACTTACAGTTACGGCGTTGATAAAATCTGGATTCTGAATGTCGGAGATTTGAAACCCAACGAATATCCGATGGATTTCTTCCTGAATATGGCGTGGAATCCAACTTCATTTACCCAAGATAATTTAAATAATTACTCGGTGAAATTTGCAGAAGATCATTTTGGAAAGACTAATGCGAAAGAAATTGCAGAAATTATTAATCTATACTGTAAATATAACTCAAGGGTTTCCGCAGAAATGATGAACCACAAAACCTACAACCTTCAAAGCGGAGAATTTTTGCAGGTAAGAGATTCGTATTTGACTTTGGAAACAAGAGCCTTAAGGCAGTTTTTGACCTTAGATGAAGCTTACAAAGACACTTATAAGCAGATTGTTTTGCATCCCGTTCGTGCGATGGCAAACATCTACGATATGTATTATTCAGTTGCAATGAATCATAAACTGGCAGAGGAAAAAGACCTGAAAGCCAACTATTGGGCAGATTATTCCGATGAATGTTTCGCCAGAGATGCCGAATACACCAAAGATTACAACCTGAATATTTCCGGTGGAAAATGGAACCATATGATGGACCAAACTCATATTGGTTACAAATCGTGGGATGAGCCGAAAGAAGGAAATATCAAACCAACCGTTTACAGAATCACACCTGAAGAAACAAAAACAGGTGGTTATATTTTTGAAGAAAAAAATGGCGTGGTTGCGATGGAGGCAGAACATTTTTTCGATGTTAAAGCTTCGGCAAATACAAAATGGACAGTCATTCCAGATTTGGGAAGAACACTTTCCGGAATCGCCTTGATGCCTTACACCGAGAAAACAGACGGTTCTTCCATTAAATATCAATTCAAATTAAAAAATAATCCTTCCACTGTAAAAGTTCATTTCTTCTTTGATTCTACGCTTCCGTTCAAAAAAGATGGTCACAGTATAAAAGCTTTTTTTGATGAGAATAATCCTAAAACCATCGGCATCAATCAGGATTTGACTTGGGCAAATAATTATACCAAAATGTATCCGACCTCTGCATCAAGACTGATTGAAAAAACGGAAATATTTACCCTTCCTACAAATGAAAACGGATTGTATAATTTGATAATTGAACCATTAGATCCGGGAATTGTTTTGTATAAAATTGTAATTGACAATGGAGGTTACGAAGAAACCTATCTGAAAATGCCCGAAAGTCCTAAAAACCGATAA
- a CDS encoding glycoside hydrolase family 43 protein: protein MKKNTLKIILNGLLICYGGILSAQNPIIQTVYTADPAPMVYNDRLYVYTSHDEDDSTWFTMNDWKLFSTNDMVNWTDHGVILSYNDFDWAKRDAWAAQCIERNGKFFMYVPMISKTNNKGAIGVAVADSPFGPFHDPLGKPLVQSEWGDIDPTVFLDDDGQTHLYWGNPKLKYVKLNDNMISYSGDIVEVPMTEESFGKREGNPERPTKYEEGPWLYKRKNLYYLFWPGGALPEFIGYSTSKSPQGPWKYGGIIMPAEGKSFTNHPGVIDFRGKTYFFYHNGALPGGSGFTRSVSVQELKFNKDGSISPFKMTSGISKAIATINPYAFNQAEMISWSENVKSYQNKVAGVFIKAKKNGAYSSVKNVDFGKEGATNFSARVGTTHNSGVTMDIRLDSLEGPIVGTIKTPMTGGDDRFETVKINVTNKITGIHNLFFVFNGKAEKDIMFFDYWMFSK from the coding sequence ATGAAAAAAAACACCCTAAAAATAATACTCAATGGTCTGCTGATTTGCTATGGTGGAATTTTATCTGCACAAAATCCCATCATTCAAACTGTTTATACTGCAGACCCAGCTCCGATGGTCTATAATGACCGTTTGTATGTGTACACCAGCCACGACGAGGACGATTCTACCTGGTTCACAATGAACGACTGGAAACTGTTTTCCACCAATGATATGGTCAATTGGACAGATCACGGCGTGATACTTTCTTATAACGATTTTGATTGGGCAAAACGTGATGCTTGGGCAGCGCAGTGCATCGAAAGAAACGGAAAATTCTTTATGTACGTCCCGATGATTTCCAAAACCAATAACAAAGGCGCAATTGGAGTGGCAGTTGCCGACAGTCCGTTTGGTCCGTTTCACGACCCGCTGGGAAAACCTTTGGTTCAGAGTGAATGGGGAGATATCGACCCGACGGTTTTCCTTGATGATGATGGTCAGACGCATTTATATTGGGGAAATCCAAAACTTAAATATGTAAAACTGAATGATAATATGATTTCTTATTCCGGCGATATTGTTGAGGTTCCGATGACCGAAGAATCTTTCGGAAAACGGGAAGGCAATCCTGAAAGACCCACAAAATACGAAGAAGGTCCGTGGTTGTACAAACGGAAAAATCTCTATTATCTTTTTTGGCCGGGCGGTGCATTACCAGAATTTATCGGCTATTCCACCAGCAAAAGTCCGCAAGGTCCGTGGAAATATGGCGGAATCATAATGCCTGCAGAAGGAAAATCTTTTACCAATCATCCCGGTGTGATTGATTTTAGAGGGAAAACCTATTTTTTTTATCACAATGGTGCTTTACCGGGTGGAAGTGGATTCACACGTTCGGTAAGCGTTCAGGAATTAAAATTTAATAAAGATGGCTCTATTTCACCTTTCAAAATGACTAGCGGAATTTCCAAAGCTATTGCAACCATTAATCCTTACGCATTCAATCAGGCGGAGATGATTTCGTGGTCAGAAAATGTGAAATCTTATCAAAATAAAGTTGCCGGAGTTTTCATCAAAGCCAAGAAAAATGGTGCTTACTCAAGTGTAAAAAATGTTGATTTTGGAAAAGAAGGTGCAACAAATTTTTCTGCAAGAGTTGGAACTACTCATAACAGCGGTGTAACAATGGACATTCGTTTAGACAGTTTAGAAGGACCAATTGTCGGAACCATAAAAACTCCGATGACTGGTGGCGACGACCGTTTTGAAACGGTGAAAATTAATGTAACCAACAAAATTACAGGTATTCATAATCTTTTTTTCGTGTTTAATGGTAAAGCGGAAAAAGACATTATGTTTTTCGATTATTGGATGTTTTCAAAATAA
- a CDS encoding glycoside hydrolase family 43 protein yields the protein MNISKLFLTLFSLISATNLSFAQNQKDKVSVQKEFRYTNPITRDSAISMRDHFIIKVDDLWYCVGTSNPVWTGQNPGVRMLVSKDLINWKQHSFIIDAKKLPKDTPYNGRFWAPEIHFIQGKYWLTVNSGKVTKEDPKGMATHSVWLFSADKVTGPYKLVNGPLTPQYNNDSTLFEDEDGQVYLYCSGNGLFQAKIDLKTGKLTTPIQKFLDKKQPGWPEWMVGGIEGPFVIKKEGTYFMFFSTWTRGYEVGLLKSKSPLGPWELASPEPIFGTRKKGYRTEMAKENGYENLFFTDTEDPYQETGHNALFIGPDGNLWNSCHYFMYEKRPYPYSQTFQPWELGPQMGIEPVHYKDGMFYIDGPTWTEQIIKY from the coding sequence ATGAATATTTCCAAATTATTTTTAACGTTATTTTCACTCATTTCCGCAACGAATTTGAGTTTTGCACAGAATCAAAAAGATAAAGTTTCTGTCCAGAAAGAATTTCGATATACCAACCCAATAACAAGAGATTCAGCGATTTCAATGCGCGACCATTTCATCATCAAAGTAGATGATCTGTGGTATTGCGTAGGAACGTCAAATCCGGTTTGGACAGGTCAGAATCCCGGTGTCCGAATGTTGGTTTCTAAAGATTTAATCAACTGGAAGCAGCATTCTTTTATCATTGATGCCAAAAAACTTCCGAAAGATACGCCCTACAATGGAAGATTCTGGGCTCCCGAAATTCATTTTATTCAAGGGAAATATTGGCTTACTGTGAACAGCGGAAAAGTAACCAAAGAAGACCCGAAAGGAATGGCGACGCACAGCGTTTGGTTGTTTTCAGCAGATAAAGTAACAGGTCCTTATAAATTGGTCAATGGTCCTTTGACACCTCAATATAACAATGATTCTACCTTATTTGAAGATGAAGACGGACAGGTTTATCTCTATTGCAGTGGTAACGGACTTTTTCAGGCTAAAATTGATTTGAAGACCGGAAAGTTAACGACTCCTATTCAGAAATTTCTAGATAAAAAACAACCAGGCTGGCCAGAATGGATGGTTGGTGGAATCGAAGGGCCTTTCGTGATTAAAAAAGAAGGAACCTACTTTATGTTTTTCTCCACCTGGACACGAGGTTATGAAGTTGGTTTATTAAAATCAAAATCACCTCTAGGACCTTGGGAATTGGCATCGCCTGAGCCGATTTTCGGAACTCGAAAAAAAGGTTACCGAACAGAAATGGCAAAAGAAAACGGTTACGAAAATCTTTTCTTCACCGATACCGAAGACCCTTACCAGGAAACCGGACACAACGCTTTGTTCATCGGTCCAGATGGAAATCTCTGGAATTCCTGCCATTATTTTATGTATGAAAAAAGACCGTATCCGTACAGTCAGACTTTTCAGCCTTGGGAGTTAGGTCCGCAAATGGGAATCGAGCCGGTACATTACAAAGACGGAATGTTTTATATCGATGGTCCAACGTGGACAGAACAAATCATTAAATATTAA